A window of Bombina bombina isolate aBomBom1 chromosome 5, aBomBom1.pri, whole genome shotgun sequence genomic DNA:
ccgatcaaatacgatcgggttgattgacaccccctgctagggggcggctttgcacaagcagttaacaagaactgctagtgcaatgataaatgccgacagcgtatgctgtcatcatttatcgatgtgcggcggacatgatacgctacattgtatcatgtccgctcgcacattaataaatataccccattgactCTAATGCTCTGTAAGGGTTTTGCTATTGAGCATTGGATACAGTTCTGgagacaaaaaaattacatttatcaaATTAGTCATATGTGGAATTAAGATAACTTAATTTCCTAATGTCGTCTATGATATTGGTTGAAGAGATATtcaatttaaattttgttttaaagcCTCAAAAAATCTGTTATATTTTCTCAACTTTTTAATTGTAACAaaaaatccctataataaataACTCACCAGAATCTCTAGAACATTTCTTCAGAACAAAATATGCTTTCGTCTTGTTTGCATTTACATACAAATCTAATTTAAGAAAGATAAAGAAAGTATCAAATATATGACTACTGGTTTTGCTGCATGGAATCCTTAATAACAATTATCTTTGTTCTTATTTTAATCCACCCTTGATTACTAGGAGCCATAGGAAGCCATGATATGCATCTGTAttgtcctcatgttctgcctggGTGCAGTTCACAGTCAGTTCCCCAGAGCCTGCACAACAGAAGAAGCTTTAGATAGCAAGACATGCTGTCCTTTATGGAAGGATAGAAGCCCTTGTGGAGCTCGCTCAGGCCGTGGTCGATGTCGTGATCGGGTCGTGTTTGCTACATTTGCAGCACAACGAGTCCCCCAATATAATGATGACCGGTTAAATTGGCCACACTTTTATTATGACAATACTTGTGAGTGTTTTGGAAACTACAGTGGCAGTAACTGTGGTGACTGCAAAAATGGCTATTTCGGGGACAAATGTGACAGGAACGTTATTGTGGAAAGAAAAGATATTCGTGAATATTCATTGCAAGAGAGAAAGAGATTTTTTAGTTACTTAGCTCTTGCTAAAACAACAATAAGTAAAGAATTTGTTGTCCTGACTACTGGAGACAGACACCATCTTGACACATATCGCTTTGTGGATGCAACTATTTATGATGTATTTGCTTGGATCCATTACTATTCTATGAAACCGATCATGAGGAACAGCTCATTTGATAGTTCTAAAAACTATGCCCATCAGGGCCCTGCTTTTCCTGGGTGGCATCGTCTTGGACTCATGTTTTTGGAGAGACAAATACAGCTATTGACCGGAGATGAAACCTTTGCTCTTCCATATTATGACTGGCGCGGAGAGAAGAATTGCTCAATCTGCACTGATGAATTTATGGGAGCTAATGATGTACAAGGGAAGATCAGTCGATATTCTTACTTTGCTTCCTGGAGGGTAAGACATTTCTTAATCCAATTATCTTTTAGTTTTCTTCCTAGTCTCATTTTGTTTCACATTATGTGAATACAAAAAAGGTCATTATGCATATGTCTTACTGTCTTTATAACTATTTAGTTACAACACTAAatgcattatgtaatgatgagaCAGGTGATAATTTAGAGACCCTGTAAGTTGAAATAAGGAGTGGGGAACAAAAATCCTAAAAACATATTACTAGgcacatgctacaagccccccaacattaatgacatggaggaaactcaactactaatgcaaataggaaaggctgctaataataacagtgctgtaattatatgagatttttaactaccctgatataaactaggTCAATGCAACTAGTAATActgctaagggagatagattttaaaatgttctcaaggataacttattatcacaattaatagaggagccaactaggaataaagctatattagaTTTTGTTCTATCAAACAATACAGTTAGAATATAAAACATAGAAGTCAtaaaacatttgggtaacagtgacataacatggtcacatttgaaatcactttccataagcagtgtcttaagggttcaactaagacttcTAAGTTTAAGAAAGCAAAAGTTAATGAGTAATATAAATTgttaataacataaattgggacaaagtattctcaaataaaaatacagaggaaaaGTGGATACAATGTAAAactttgttatataaatatacatatcaacacataccttatggttataaatgtaaaataaataaatccaagccaatatggctaaGTAAATatttgttaagagaaattaggaaaaaatatagggcatttaaagggacagtctacaatataattttattgttttaaaagatagataatccgttttttacccatttcccagtttttcataaccaacacagttatattaatatactttttacctctatgattaccttgtatctaggcatcttctgacagcccactgatcacatgactgtgactatttaaaatttattgagttgcatttagtactgtattgtgctaactctaaaataacttcccgggcgtgaacacattgttatctatatggcccacatgaactatcagtattCTGTTGTGaacagcaaatacaaaagcatgtgattaagaggctgtcaatagagcctttgaaacaggcaaacatttagaggtttaaatgttataaagcatattaatctaacaatgttggttgtgcaagctggggaatgggtagtaaaggcattatctatatttttaaacaataacaatttttgtgtagactgtcccttttaattattcaaagaaaatagtacagactcaacataccaatatatatataaggaatgtaacaaagcatgcaaaataacaatcagattagccaaaattgaaaatgaaagattaattgcaaaggattctaagtgaagccctaaaaggtttttttatgTACATTAATGGCAAAAaagctaagaaggaaaatatacagTAGGTACTGTATATTAAcagtgattaacagtgacagggagaaggctgaggtatttTCTTCAGTATTCACAACATagaaaccaatgggagatactttgaaacaatctagaacatacaagcccataccattaactgggttaacTCTAGAGGATATCTggaaaaattggataatattaagataaataaaactccaggcccagatgaaatacacccaagggttttacaggaacttatagacaaacctctactcttaaattttcaagactcattatcctcaggcatagtaccctatACCTAGAGTAAAGCTGATTTGGTGCCtttctttaaaaagggaagcagggcggATCCAGGAAACTATATACCACATTAGTCTGACATCAGTAGtggggattataagggattatattgataagtatatttgtgtaaacaatatTATGAGTCCAAATCAGCATGGATTattagaaatagatcatgtcaaactagtcAAACTAATCTAAGTAgcttctacgaggaagtaagtaaaaataaagatgaaggggaatcagttgatgtgatacacttagattttgcaaaggcatttgatacagtgccacatgagagattaatgtacaaaattaagggactaggaatagctgaacatgttagctcatagataaataactggataaaagacagggagcaatgagcagtagtaaacagatcatactcagattggagaaaggtaatcagtgaagtcccagagggatcagtactgggccatgttctttttaatatttttattaatgacttggaacaaggattaaatagcaacatctctatttttgcacatGATACaacgttgtgtaaggtcattaggtcagggcaaGATTAACTTGCTTTACaatgggatctacaaaaattagaaaaatggtcaggtaaatgaaaaattacatttaatactgggagatgcaaggttctacattttgaatgTAAAAATAAGCAGGCGATCTATTATTTAAATgcgactagacttagccaaacagaggaggaaagggatttgggagtagtaatagataacaagctaaagatgggctcACATTGCTGGGCAGCAgcttttaaggctaataagatactaacatgtattaaaagaggcattgatgcaagggatgcaagcataattctgtcactatataaatccctggtaagacctcaccttgagtatagagtgcagttcttgggaccgatctcaaaaaacatcattgcagacttagaaaaagttcacagaagggccacataactaataaggggaatggagcatttaagctatgaggagaggttagccaaactggatctgttttctaTAGAAAAAAAGGAGCTTTAGAGGTGACATGATTGCTTTATATGAccttattcaaggcccatataaagagataacagaagctctgtttattccaagaaaatagtttttaacaagaggtcacaatttaaggctggaggaaaaaagatttaggggcctatttactatggtgcgatcggacatgatccgatatagcagatcatgctcactgcacattgataaatgctgacagttcttgtgaactgctggtgcaatgccaccccatgcagattttcggccaatcggccactagcagggggtgtcaatcaacctgatcgttatcgatcgggttgatttctgtctttagaccgctgcttcataacttctgtttcaaggggcctcaagctccatacggagtttgataaatatgccccttaatctccactaacgtaaatgttttttcactgtaagagcaatacaattgtggaactcattaccttaaGAGGTAgttaatgccaataccttagatacatttaaagatGGTTTggatgcatttctggctagaaacagaattcagggatataattgcttgtgctaaataggtcaccttttttaatgggattaatttaagctcaactggagcttttttgtaagtatattatgatttgtataggttgaacttgatggcgttctgtctttttttttacacttatcTACTTTGTTACTATGTAA
This region includes:
- the LOC128659327 gene encoding tyrosinase-like; translation: MICICIVLMFCLGAVHSQFPRACTTEEALDSKTCCPLWKDRSPCGARSGRGRCRDRVVFATFAAQRVPQYNDDRLNWPHFYYDNTCECFGNYSGSNCGDCKNGYFGDKCDRNVIVERKDIREYSLQERKRFFSYLALAKTTISKEFVVLTTGDRHHLDTYRFVDATIYDVFAWIHYYSMKPIMRNSSFDSSKNYAHQGPAFPGWHRLGLMFLERQIQLLTGDETFALPYYDWRGEKNCSICTDEFMGANDVQGKISRYSYFASWRAICSGFNYIDAYCPNAVEEYQMEKLRRKPGTNPLANKIASFQDVEDVLKWSDFDRFPYNSTARKSFRNALEGFLRASDGETLERNMHNLFHIYIGGTMAQVPISSNDPLFFLHHGFIDKILETWIIKYRGTPNVYPENNEPGQGPNECSTPYFPCYRNKDFLQRSTAFGYTYSKYKGM